Proteins from one Aureimonas sp. SA4125 genomic window:
- a CDS encoding WD40 repeat domain-containing protein has translation MPSIAPYDFEAFVETALFLGGEPVFALVDGTVRFPAGGERVVAAHQGGLTTARYDHFAHRLLTGGEDGRVVAIKADGSHAELVRIERKWIDAVAGGPNDSVGFAVGRTASVRFADGQVKDFPHTRSVEDIAFAPKGMRLATARYDGASLYFAATESAPASLEWKGAHIGIAFSPDGRFLVTRMQENALHGWRVEDGKHMKMTGYPAKVKSWSWSVKGKYLATSGAPAAILWPFSGKDGPMGKAPLELGTRGDSMVTSVACHPVEEMLAIGYQDGMILAVRLADSREAVLRRPGASPVRTMGWDAKGARLAFGTESGEAGVIDIAG, from the coding sequence ATGCCCTCGATTGCCCCGTATGATTTCGAGGCTTTCGTCGAGACGGCATTGTTTCTGGGGGGCGAACCGGTCTTCGCTCTTGTCGACGGGACGGTCCGTTTTCCCGCCGGCGGCGAGCGCGTCGTCGCCGCGCACCAGGGCGGGCTGACCACCGCCCGCTACGACCATTTCGCCCACCGCCTCCTGACCGGCGGCGAGGATGGGCGCGTCGTCGCGATCAAGGCGGACGGAAGCCATGCCGAGCTCGTCCGTATCGAGCGCAAGTGGATCGACGCCGTGGCGGGCGGGCCGAACGACAGCGTCGGCTTTGCCGTCGGCCGCACGGCGAGCGTCCGCTTTGCCGACGGCCAGGTGAAGGATTTTCCCCATACGCGCTCGGTCGAGGACATTGCCTTCGCGCCGAAGGGCATGCGCCTGGCGACGGCGCGCTATGACGGGGCGTCGCTCTACTTCGCCGCGACCGAGAGTGCCCCCGCCTCGCTCGAATGGAAGGGCGCGCATATTGGCATCGCCTTCTCGCCGGACGGGCGCTTCCTCGTCACCCGCATGCAAGAGAATGCTCTCCACGGCTGGCGGGTCGAGGACGGCAAGCACATGAAGATGACCGGCTATCCCGCCAAGGTGAAGAGCTGGTCCTGGTCGGTGAAGGGCAAGTATCTCGCGACCTCCGGAGCGCCGGCGGCGATCCTCTGGCCCTTTTCCGGCAAGGACGGTCCGATGGGCAAGGCGCCGCTGGAACTGGGCACCCGCGGCGATTCGATGGTGACATCCGTTGCGTGCCACCCGGTCGAGGAGATGCTGGCGATCGGCTATCAGGACGGCATGATCCTCGCCGTGCGCCTCGCCGACAGCCGCGAGGCGGTGTTGCGGCGCCCCGGTGCGAGCCCGGTGCGGACCATGGGTTGGGACGCCAAGGGCGCGCGCCTGGCCTTCGGGACGGAGTCAGGCGAGGCCGGCGTGATCGACATCGCCGGCTGA
- a CDS encoding GTP-binding protein → MSDTASTDQIPVTVLTGYLGAGKTTLLNRILSGDHGKRYAVIVNEFGEIGIDNDLIVESDEEIYEMNNGCVCCTVRGDLVRVVESLTKRKGRFDGIIVETTGLADPVPVAQTFFMDEDVRAKTRLDAVVALVDAKHLPLRLKDSREAEDQIAFADVILLNKTDLVTPQELAKIEATVRAINPHAVIHKTERAGIDLSRVLDQGAFDLSRVLDADPEFIEAAEQSHDEHACGPDCDHEHHHHDHHGHGHDHHDHAGHDHAGHDHHGHASPIHDITVTSVSLRGGELDQKKFFPWIQALTQEQGPNILRLKGIIAFAGDPDRYVVQGVHMIVEGDHQRPWRDNEARESRLVFIGRNLDREALSAEFDACSARVQQKAHA, encoded by the coding sequence ATGTCCGACACCGCATCGACCGATCAGATTCCCGTCACCGTCCTCACCGGCTATCTCGGTGCCGGCAAGACGACGCTTCTCAACCGCATCCTCTCGGGCGACCACGGCAAGCGCTATGCCGTCATCGTCAACGAGTTCGGCGAGATCGGCATCGACAACGACCTCATCGTCGAATCCGACGAGGAGATCTACGAGATGAACAATGGCTGCGTCTGCTGCACCGTGCGCGGCGATCTCGTGCGGGTCGTCGAGAGCCTGACCAAGCGCAAGGGCCGCTTCGACGGCATCATCGTCGAGACGACGGGCCTCGCCGATCCCGTGCCGGTGGCGCAGACCTTCTTCATGGACGAGGACGTGCGCGCCAAGACCCGGCTCGACGCCGTCGTCGCGCTGGTCGATGCGAAGCATCTGCCGCTCCGCCTGAAGGACAGCCGCGAGGCCGAGGACCAGATCGCCTTTGCCGACGTTATCCTCCTCAACAAGACCGATCTCGTCACCCCCCAGGAACTGGCGAAGATCGAGGCGACGGTGCGGGCCATCAATCCGCATGCGGTGATCCACAAGACCGAGCGCGCCGGCATCGACCTCTCTCGCGTGCTCGATCAGGGTGCTTTCGATCTCTCCCGCGTCCTCGATGCCGATCCCGAATTCATCGAGGCCGCCGAGCAGAGCCACGACGAGCACGCCTGCGGTCCCGACTGCGACCACGAGCATCATCACCACGACCATCACGGCCACGGGCACGACCACCACGATCATGCCGGCCACGATCACGCCGGCCACGATCATCACGGCCACGCCTCGCCGATCCACGACATCACGGTCACCTCCGTCTCGCTGCGCGGTGGCGAACTCGACCAGAAGAAGTTCTTCCCCTGGATCCAGGCACTGACGCAGGAGCAGGGGCCGAACATCCTGCGCCTGAAGGGCATCATCGCCTTCGCAGGTGATCCCGACCGTTACGTCGTGCAGGGCGTGCACATGATCGTCGAGGGCGATCACCAGCGTCCCTGGCGTGACAACGAGGCGCGCGAGAGCCGACTGGTCTTCATCGGTCGCAACCTCGACCGCGAGGCGCTCTCGGCCGAATTCGACGCCTGTTCCGCTCGCGTCCAGCAGAAAGCTCATGCCTGA